One genomic region from Augochlora pura isolate Apur16 chromosome 7, APUR_v2.2.1, whole genome shotgun sequence encodes:
- the Kdm5 gene encoding lysine demethylase 5 isoform X1, whose protein sequence is MVSRFDTNFGCEDFFGTYHCTQDMACDRGDSDFEFIIPPEAPVFEPSIEEFHDPLGYIAKIRPIAEKSGICKIKPPPNWQPPFAVDVDKFKFVPRIQRLNELEAKTRIKLNFLDQIAKFWELQGSSLKIPLVERKALDLYSLHKIVTDEGGIETVTKERRWAKIANKLGYPSGRSVGSILKNHYERILYPFDVFKQGKTLSDLKIEPDSNVTEKKDRDYKPHGIISRQQIKPPTEKFSRRSKRFIGQEEKPEVCIKQEDCKEEYDSDNDCKDGIKYKNGDDNSKELKKLQFYGPGPKMAGFNTKEGKKSNKTRGVKLTYEFDPLAKYICHNCGRGDNEENMLLCDGCDDSYHTFCLMPPLTEIPKGDWRCPKCVAEEVSKPMEAFGFEQAKREYTLQQFGEMADQFKSDYFNMPVHMVPTSLVEKEFWRIVSSIDEDVTVEYGADLHTMDHGSGFPTKTSVNLFTCDQEYAESPWNLNNLPVLRGSVLGHINADISGMKVPWMYVAMCFATFCWHNEDHWSYSINYLHWGEPKTWYGVPGSQAERFEHSMKSAAPELFQSQPDLLHQLVTIMNPNILTSEGVPVVRTDQHAGEFVVTFPRAYHAGFNQGYNFAEAVNFAPADWLKIGRDCISHYSNLRRFCVFSHDELVCKMSLDPDSLDIGIATATYHDMLQMVDDEKKLRKNLLEWGVTEAEREAFELLPDDERQCETCKTTCFLSAVTCSCQSSQLVCLRHFTDLCDCPPEKHTLRYRYTLDELPIMLQKLKLKAESFDSWVTKVKEAMDPDKKSDKIELNELKELLNEAENKKFPESELLTALTTAVQDAEKCASVAQQLLNNKQRTRTRQSVETKYKLTIEELTLFYKEITNLCCELKESDGVKFILDQVLQFQKEAEEFETKEDNCDVEQLEKCIDFGDSICIELPQLTRLKQKLAQTQWLEEVKAVQEDPKSVHRDDLAKLIEKGMTIPPHLSIETTLSELQGLMNAIDKWEEKAKLYLHTKSRQTISSLEEFIREADEVEAYLPSLDILQDTLNRAKTWTKMVEEVQARENFPYYDTLDELIKKGRSIPLHLNALPILESTLSQAKTWKERTARTFLRKNSHCTLMEALSPRIGVGTQALKAKKSKSEESIGPVFVCDTKLDDSNDSATIVAAFKLAEQREMEAMRNLRERNLMKTEMEDSRYCVCWRPRFGLMLQCELCKDWFHSNCVPLPKTSYKGKLPMSKELKFLCPCCLRSRRPRLETILALLVSLQKIPIRLPEGEALQCLTERAMNWQDRARQALATDEISSALAKLSVLSQKLVEAAAREKTEKIISSELKKAANNPELHQRVQAIAPLSGVHSDDSALSTADDDDDVVTIDDDEPSCSTFSSNEHTYSYISKVQRKSQLNDSSEAAVMLSQSARLRLEELMMEGDLLEVALDETQHIWRILSHTNSPSTVRKYASYEEVQSHLNQDSKDIRKRGRKRKSEEFELLKKLGRQKMEEKNLAKRKGLQKEKKSASSPLPIKRGPRKMKRKEGDDVPKKRGGNRKKTKQDTSDEEDDCAAVNCLRPSGREVDWVQCDGGCEGWFHMHCVGLDRAEIAEEDDYICSNCKEAEQNSTSRAPDPLAESLGLDALLSLSQSQGYQGTDSEADIQETTSFVRTY, encoded by the exons ATGGTATCGAGGTTCGACACGAACTTCGGCTGTGAAGATTTTTTCGGGACTTATCATTGTACCCAAGACATGGCCTGCGATCGCGGTGATTCGGACTTCGAATTCATTATACCGCCAGAGGCGCCGGTCTTCGAACCAAGTATCGAGGAGTTTCACGATCCCCTCGGCTACATCGCAAAAATACGACCGATCGCCGAGAAGTCTGGCATTTGTAAGATCAAACCGCCGCCT AATTGGCAGCCACCATTTGCTGTCGATGtagataaattcaaatttgttCCAAGAATACAAAGGTTAAATGAATTGGAAGCAAAAACTagaataaaactgaatttcttaGACCAAATTGCAAAATTCTGGGAGCTTCAAGGGTCATCATTGAAAATTCCCCTTGTCGAACGAAAAGCTCttgatttatattctttaCACAAAATAGTTACAGATGAAG GTGGTATTGAAACAGTaacaaaagaaagaagatgggcaaaaattgcaaacaaaCTAGGTTACCCATCTGGCCGTAGCGTTggcagtatattaaaaaatcattacgaaagaattttataccCATTTGACGTCTTTAAACAAGGAAAAACTTTATCAGATCTT AAAATTGAACCGGACTCTAATGTAACTGAAAAGAAAGATCGGGACTATAAACCGCATGGAATTATATCACGACAGCAAATTAAGCCTCCGACAGAGAAATTTTCACGTCGCTCTAAGAGATTTATTGGCCAGGAAGAAAAGCCAGAAGTGTGTATTAAACAAGAGGATTGCAAAGAAGAGTACGACTCTGACAATGACTGTAAAGATggaatcaaatataaaaacggCGATGACAACAGTAAGGAACTTAAAAAGTTACAATTTTATGGCCCCGGCCCAAAAATGGCTGGGTTTAATACcaaagaaggaaaaaaatcaaacaaaactAGAGGTGTTAAACTTACTTATGAATTTGATCCT ttagcaaaatatatatgtcACAACTGTGGAAGAGGTGACAATGAAGAAAACATGCTGTTATGCGACGGATGCGATGACAGCTATCATACATTTTGTCTCATGCCACCACTAACGGAAATACCAAAGGGAGACTGGCGATGCCCAAAGTGTGTCGCTGAAGAAGTTTCTAAACCGATGGAAGCATTTGGTTTCGAGCAAGCAAAGAGAGAGTACACGCTTCAACAATTTGGAGAAATGGCTGATCAATTTAAGAGCGATTACTTCAATATGCCTGTACAT ATGGTGCCAACATCCTTagtagaaaaagaattttggaGAATAGTTTCTTCTATCGATGAGGATGTAACAGTTGAATACGGAGCGGATTTGCACACAATGGATCATGGATCTGGATTTCCAACGAAAACaagtgttaatttatttacctgTGATCAAGAATACGCCGAATCTCCgtggaatttaaataatttgccAGTGTTACGCGGGAGTGTATTAGGTCATATTAATGCTGACATCAGTGGAATGAAAGTACCGTGGATGTATGTTGCCATGTGTTTTGCAACATTTTGCTGGCACAATGAAGACCACTGGAGTTATTCCATTAATTATCTACATTGGGGAGAACCGAAAACATGGTACGGCGTGCCAGGTTCTCAAGCAGAACGATTTGAACACTCCATGAAATCTGCTGCACCGGAACTATTTCAAAGTCAGCCAGACTTGCTCCACCAATTGGTCACCATTATGAATCCTAACATTTTAACCAGCGAag GAGTTCCTGTAGTCAGAACTGATCAGCACGCGGGTGAATTCGTTGTAACATTTCCTAGAGCGTATCATGCCGGTTTCAACCAAGGTTATAACTTTGCAGAAGCTGTAAATTTTGCTCCTGCCGACTGG ctaAAAATTGGACGAGACTGTATATcgcattattcaaatttaagaCGATTTTGTGTGTTTTCTCATGATGAGTTGGTATGCAAAATGTCATTAGATCCAGATTCTTTGGACATAGGAATTGCAACTGCAACTTACCACGATATGCTTCAAATGGTGGACGACGAAAAGAAACTTCGGAAGAACTTATTAGAATGG gGTGTAACTGAGGCAGAGCGCGAAGCATTTGAACTTTTACCCGATGATGAGAGACAGTGCGAAACTTGCAAGACGACTTGTTTCTTGAGTGCGGTTACATGTTCTTGCCAGAGTTCACAATTAGTTTGCCTGAGACACTTCACGGATCTCTGTGATTGCCCGCCGGAGAAACATACGTTGCGTTACCGATACACTTTAGACGAATTACCAATTATGTTacaaaagttaaaattaaaagctgAGTCATTTGACTCGTGGGTAACGAAAGTGAAAGAAGCAATGGATCCTGACAAGAAGAGCGATAAAATCGAGCTGAACGAGTTGAAAGAACTCTTAAACGAAGCGGAAAACAAAAAGTTTCCAGAAAGTGAACTGTTGACAGCTTTAACAACTGCTGTACAGGACGCTGAAAAATGTGCAAGCGTTGCGCAGCagcttctaaataataaacaacgTACCAG gACAAGGCAGTCTGtagaaactaaatataaattgacaaTAGAAGAACTGACACTTTTCTACAAGGAAATAACGAATTTGTGCTGTGAACTGAAGGAATCTGACGGCGTGAAATTTATACTCGATCAAGTATTACAGTTTCAAAAAGAGGCAGAAGAATTTGAAACCAAGGAAGATAATTGTGATGTAGAGCAGTTGGAGAAATGTATTGATTTTGGAGATTCTATATGTATTGAATTACCTCAACTTACTCGTTTAAAACAA AAATTAGCACAGACACAATGGCTGGAAGAAGTTAAGGCGGTGCAGGAAGATCCAAAATCTGTGCATCGCGATGATttagcaaaattaattgaaaaaggtATGACGATACCTCCACATTTAAGTATAGAGACTACGCTTTCCGAATTACAAGGATTGATGAACGCAATCGATAAATGGGAAGAGAAAGCAAAGTTATATCTTCATACGAAAAGCAGACAAACTATATCATctttggaagaatttattcgcgaagCTGACGAGGTGGAGGCTTACTTGCCCAGTTTAGATATTCTTCAGGATACATTAAATAGAGCGAAAACATGGACAAAAATGGTGGAAGAAGTACAAGCGAGAGAGAATTTTCCGTACTACGATACTCTGgacgaattaattaagaagGGTCGAAGTATTCCATTACATCTGAATGCTCTGCCAATTCTAGAGTCTACCCTTTCGCAAGCAAAAACTTGGAAAGAAAGAACGGCGAGGACGTTCTTAAGGAAAAACTCGCATTGCACTTTAATGGAAGCTTTGTCACCGCGTATTGGTGTTGGTACACAAGCGTTGAAAGCCAAGAAGAGCAAAAGCGAAGAGAGCATCGGACCCGTTTTCGTCTGTGATACAAAATTAGATGATTCCAATGATTCGGCTACCATCGTGGCTGCATTTAAGTTAGCGGAACAGCGAGAGATGGAAGCAATGAGAAatttgagagagagaaacttaATGAAAACCGAGATGGAAGACTCCAGGTATTGCGTTTGCTGGCGTCCCAGATTTGGTCTCATGCTTCAATGTGAACTTTGTAAAGATTGGTTCCACT cgAATTGTGTACCCTTACCAAAAACATCGTACAAGGGTAAACTACCAATGTCTAAAgaactgaaatttttatgcCCTTGTTGTTTACGATCGCGACGACCAAGACTTGAAACAATTCTGGCACTGTTAGTTAGTCTTCAGAAAATTCCAATTCGTTTACCGGAAGGTGAAGCATTGCAATGTCTTACAGAACGTGCGATGAATTGGCAG GATCGAGCTCGCCAAGCATTGGCCACAGATGAAATTTCATCAGCATTGGCGAAATTGTCGGTATTATCACAAAAATTGGTGGAAGCGGCGGCACGAGAGAAAACAGAGAAGATTATTAGCAGCGAGTTGAAAAAGGCAGCGAATAATCCCGAACTGCATCAGAGGGTACAGGCGATCGCTCCACTTAGCGGTGTGCACTCGGATGATAGTGCACTTAGCACCGCG gacgacgacgacgatgtgGTCACCATAGATGACGACGAACCAAGTTGTAGTACGTTCAGTAGTAATGAGCACACGTACTCATATA TTTCTAAAGTTCAGCGCAAATCACAGTTGAACGACTCGTCCGAAGCCGCGGTCATGCTTTCGCAATCTGCGAGGCTACGTTTAGAGGAATTAATGATGGAAGGCGATTTGCTGGAAGTTGCGCTCGATGAAACGCAACACATCTGGCGCATATTAAGTCATACGAACAGTCCGAGCACTGTTCGCAAATACGCGTCGTACGAAGAGGTACAATCGCATCTAAACCAGGATTCGAAAGATATAAGAAAGCggggaagaaaaaggaagtcCGAAGAATttgagttattaaagaaactcGGACGACAAAAGatggaagaaaaaaatttggCAAAACGGAAGGGACtgcagaaagaaaagaaatctgcTAGCTCTCCGTTACCAATAAAACGCGGACCTCGAAAG ATGAAACGCAAAGAAGGCGACGACGTTCCCAAAAAGAGAGGTGGTAATCGAAAAAAGACTAAACAAGACACTTCGGACGAAGAAGACGATTGCGCCGCGGTCAATTGTTTACGACCTAGCG GAAGGGAAGTTGATTGGGTCCAGTGTGATGGCGGCTGCGAAGGCTGGTTTCACATGCATTGCGTCGGATTGGATCGCGCAGAAATTGCCGAGGAGGACGATTACATATGTAGTAACTGCAAGGAAGCAGAACAAAACTCGACG TCGAGAGCGCCAGATCCGTTAGCCGAATCGTTAGGACTGGATGCACTTCTTTCACTTTCTCAATCCCAGGGATACCAAGGCACAGACAGCGAAGCGGATATTCAGGAGACAACATCCTTCGTCAGGACGTACTAG
- the Kdm5 gene encoding lysine demethylase 5 isoform X4, which produces MCRLYFFFLFESESYGGGCCWQNWQPPFAVDVDKFKFVPRIQRLNELEAKTRIKLNFLDQIAKFWELQGSSLKIPLVERKALDLYSLHKIVTDEGGIETVTKERRWAKIANKLGYPSGRSVGSILKNHYERILYPFDVFKQGKTLSDLKIEPDSNVTEKKDRDYKPHGIISRQQIKPPTEKFSRRSKRFIGQEEKPEVCIKQEDCKEEYDSDNDCKDGIKYKNGDDNSKELKKLQFYGPGPKMAGFNTKEGKKSNKTRGVKLTYEFDPLAKYICHNCGRGDNEENMLLCDGCDDSYHTFCLMPPLTEIPKGDWRCPKCVAEEVSKPMEAFGFEQAKREYTLQQFGEMADQFKSDYFNMPVHMVPTSLVEKEFWRIVSSIDEDVTVEYGADLHTMDHGSGFPTKTSVNLFTCDQEYAESPWNLNNLPVLRGSVLGHINADISGMKVPWMYVAMCFATFCWHNEDHWSYSINYLHWGEPKTWYGVPGSQAERFEHSMKSAAPELFQSQPDLLHQLVTIMNPNILTSEGVPVVRTDQHAGEFVVTFPRAYHAGFNQGYNFAEAVNFAPADWLKIGRDCISHYSNLRRFCVFSHDELVCKMSLDPDSLDIGIATATYHDMLQMVDDEKKLRKNLLEWGVTEAEREAFELLPDDERQCETCKTTCFLSAVTCSCQSSQLVCLRHFTDLCDCPPEKHTLRYRYTLDELPIMLQKLKLKAESFDSWVTKVKEAMDPDKKSDKIELNELKELLNEAENKKFPESELLTALTTAVQDAEKCASVAQQLLNNKQRTRTRQSVETKYKLTIEELTLFYKEITNLCCELKESDGVKFILDQVLQFQKEAEEFETKEDNCDVEQLEKCIDFGDSICIELPQLTRLKQKLAQTQWLEEVKAVQEDPKSVHRDDLAKLIEKGMTIPPHLSIETTLSELQGLMNAIDKWEEKAKLYLHTKSRQTISSLEEFIREADEVEAYLPSLDILQDTLNRAKTWTKMVEEVQARENFPYYDTLDELIKKGRSIPLHLNALPILESTLSQAKTWKERTARTFLRKNSHCTLMEALSPRIGVGTQALKAKKSKSEESIGPVFVCDTKLDDSNDSATIVAAFKLAEQREMEAMRNLRERNLMKTEMEDSRYCVCWRPRFGLMLQCELCKDWFHSNCVPLPKTSYKGKLPMSKELKFLCPCCLRSRRPRLETILALLVSLQKIPIRLPEGEALQCLTERAMNWQDRARQALATDEISSALAKLSVLSQKLVEAAAREKTEKIISSELKKAANNPELHQRVQAIAPLSGVHSDDSALSTADDDDDVVTIDDDEPSCSTFSSNEHTYSYISKVQRKSQLNDSSEAAVMLSQSARLRLEELMMEGDLLEVALDETQHIWRILSHTNSPSTVRKYASYEEVQSHLNQDSKDIRKRGRKRKSEEFELLKKLGRQKMEEKNLAKRKGLQKEKKSASSPLPIKRGPRKMKRKEGDDVPKKRGGNRKKTKQDTSDEEDDCAAVNCLRPSGREVDWVQCDGGCEGWFHMHCVGLDRAEIAEEDDYICSNCKEAEQNSTSRAPDPLAESLGLDALLSLSQSQGYQGTDSEADIQETTSFVRTY; this is translated from the exons ATGTGTcgactatattttttttttctgttcgaaTCGGAAAGTTACGGTGGTGGGTGTTGTTGGCAG AATTGGCAGCCACCATTTGCTGTCGATGtagataaattcaaatttgttCCAAGAATACAAAGGTTAAATGAATTGGAAGCAAAAACTagaataaaactgaatttcttaGACCAAATTGCAAAATTCTGGGAGCTTCAAGGGTCATCATTGAAAATTCCCCTTGTCGAACGAAAAGCTCttgatttatattctttaCACAAAATAGTTACAGATGAAG GTGGTATTGAAACAGTaacaaaagaaagaagatgggcaaaaattgcaaacaaaCTAGGTTACCCATCTGGCCGTAGCGTTggcagtatattaaaaaatcattacgaaagaattttataccCATTTGACGTCTTTAAACAAGGAAAAACTTTATCAGATCTT AAAATTGAACCGGACTCTAATGTAACTGAAAAGAAAGATCGGGACTATAAACCGCATGGAATTATATCACGACAGCAAATTAAGCCTCCGACAGAGAAATTTTCACGTCGCTCTAAGAGATTTATTGGCCAGGAAGAAAAGCCAGAAGTGTGTATTAAACAAGAGGATTGCAAAGAAGAGTACGACTCTGACAATGACTGTAAAGATggaatcaaatataaaaacggCGATGACAACAGTAAGGAACTTAAAAAGTTACAATTTTATGGCCCCGGCCCAAAAATGGCTGGGTTTAATACcaaagaaggaaaaaaatcaaacaaaactAGAGGTGTTAAACTTACTTATGAATTTGATCCT ttagcaaaatatatatgtcACAACTGTGGAAGAGGTGACAATGAAGAAAACATGCTGTTATGCGACGGATGCGATGACAGCTATCATACATTTTGTCTCATGCCACCACTAACGGAAATACCAAAGGGAGACTGGCGATGCCCAAAGTGTGTCGCTGAAGAAGTTTCTAAACCGATGGAAGCATTTGGTTTCGAGCAAGCAAAGAGAGAGTACACGCTTCAACAATTTGGAGAAATGGCTGATCAATTTAAGAGCGATTACTTCAATATGCCTGTACAT ATGGTGCCAACATCCTTagtagaaaaagaattttggaGAATAGTTTCTTCTATCGATGAGGATGTAACAGTTGAATACGGAGCGGATTTGCACACAATGGATCATGGATCTGGATTTCCAACGAAAACaagtgttaatttatttacctgTGATCAAGAATACGCCGAATCTCCgtggaatttaaataatttgccAGTGTTACGCGGGAGTGTATTAGGTCATATTAATGCTGACATCAGTGGAATGAAAGTACCGTGGATGTATGTTGCCATGTGTTTTGCAACATTTTGCTGGCACAATGAAGACCACTGGAGTTATTCCATTAATTATCTACATTGGGGAGAACCGAAAACATGGTACGGCGTGCCAGGTTCTCAAGCAGAACGATTTGAACACTCCATGAAATCTGCTGCACCGGAACTATTTCAAAGTCAGCCAGACTTGCTCCACCAATTGGTCACCATTATGAATCCTAACATTTTAACCAGCGAag GAGTTCCTGTAGTCAGAACTGATCAGCACGCGGGTGAATTCGTTGTAACATTTCCTAGAGCGTATCATGCCGGTTTCAACCAAGGTTATAACTTTGCAGAAGCTGTAAATTTTGCTCCTGCCGACTGG ctaAAAATTGGACGAGACTGTATATcgcattattcaaatttaagaCGATTTTGTGTGTTTTCTCATGATGAGTTGGTATGCAAAATGTCATTAGATCCAGATTCTTTGGACATAGGAATTGCAACTGCAACTTACCACGATATGCTTCAAATGGTGGACGACGAAAAGAAACTTCGGAAGAACTTATTAGAATGG gGTGTAACTGAGGCAGAGCGCGAAGCATTTGAACTTTTACCCGATGATGAGAGACAGTGCGAAACTTGCAAGACGACTTGTTTCTTGAGTGCGGTTACATGTTCTTGCCAGAGTTCACAATTAGTTTGCCTGAGACACTTCACGGATCTCTGTGATTGCCCGCCGGAGAAACATACGTTGCGTTACCGATACACTTTAGACGAATTACCAATTATGTTacaaaagttaaaattaaaagctgAGTCATTTGACTCGTGGGTAACGAAAGTGAAAGAAGCAATGGATCCTGACAAGAAGAGCGATAAAATCGAGCTGAACGAGTTGAAAGAACTCTTAAACGAAGCGGAAAACAAAAAGTTTCCAGAAAGTGAACTGTTGACAGCTTTAACAACTGCTGTACAGGACGCTGAAAAATGTGCAAGCGTTGCGCAGCagcttctaaataataaacaacgTACCAG gACAAGGCAGTCTGtagaaactaaatataaattgacaaTAGAAGAACTGACACTTTTCTACAAGGAAATAACGAATTTGTGCTGTGAACTGAAGGAATCTGACGGCGTGAAATTTATACTCGATCAAGTATTACAGTTTCAAAAAGAGGCAGAAGAATTTGAAACCAAGGAAGATAATTGTGATGTAGAGCAGTTGGAGAAATGTATTGATTTTGGAGATTCTATATGTATTGAATTACCTCAACTTACTCGTTTAAAACAA AAATTAGCACAGACACAATGGCTGGAAGAAGTTAAGGCGGTGCAGGAAGATCCAAAATCTGTGCATCGCGATGATttagcaaaattaattgaaaaaggtATGACGATACCTCCACATTTAAGTATAGAGACTACGCTTTCCGAATTACAAGGATTGATGAACGCAATCGATAAATGGGAAGAGAAAGCAAAGTTATATCTTCATACGAAAAGCAGACAAACTATATCATctttggaagaatttattcgcgaagCTGACGAGGTGGAGGCTTACTTGCCCAGTTTAGATATTCTTCAGGATACATTAAATAGAGCGAAAACATGGACAAAAATGGTGGAAGAAGTACAAGCGAGAGAGAATTTTCCGTACTACGATACTCTGgacgaattaattaagaagGGTCGAAGTATTCCATTACATCTGAATGCTCTGCCAATTCTAGAGTCTACCCTTTCGCAAGCAAAAACTTGGAAAGAAAGAACGGCGAGGACGTTCTTAAGGAAAAACTCGCATTGCACTTTAATGGAAGCTTTGTCACCGCGTATTGGTGTTGGTACACAAGCGTTGAAAGCCAAGAAGAGCAAAAGCGAAGAGAGCATCGGACCCGTTTTCGTCTGTGATACAAAATTAGATGATTCCAATGATTCGGCTACCATCGTGGCTGCATTTAAGTTAGCGGAACAGCGAGAGATGGAAGCAATGAGAAatttgagagagagaaacttaATGAAAACCGAGATGGAAGACTCCAGGTATTGCGTTTGCTGGCGTCCCAGATTTGGTCTCATGCTTCAATGTGAACTTTGTAAAGATTGGTTCCACT cgAATTGTGTACCCTTACCAAAAACATCGTACAAGGGTAAACTACCAATGTCTAAAgaactgaaatttttatgcCCTTGTTGTTTACGATCGCGACGACCAAGACTTGAAACAATTCTGGCACTGTTAGTTAGTCTTCAGAAAATTCCAATTCGTTTACCGGAAGGTGAAGCATTGCAATGTCTTACAGAACGTGCGATGAATTGGCAG GATCGAGCTCGCCAAGCATTGGCCACAGATGAAATTTCATCAGCATTGGCGAAATTGTCGGTATTATCACAAAAATTGGTGGAAGCGGCGGCACGAGAGAAAACAGAGAAGATTATTAGCAGCGAGTTGAAAAAGGCAGCGAATAATCCCGAACTGCATCAGAGGGTACAGGCGATCGCTCCACTTAGCGGTGTGCACTCGGATGATAGTGCACTTAGCACCGCG gacgacgacgacgatgtgGTCACCATAGATGACGACGAACCAAGTTGTAGTACGTTCAGTAGTAATGAGCACACGTACTCATATA TTTCTAAAGTTCAGCGCAAATCACAGTTGAACGACTCGTCCGAAGCCGCGGTCATGCTTTCGCAATCTGCGAGGCTACGTTTAGAGGAATTAATGATGGAAGGCGATTTGCTGGAAGTTGCGCTCGATGAAACGCAACACATCTGGCGCATATTAAGTCATACGAACAGTCCGAGCACTGTTCGCAAATACGCGTCGTACGAAGAGGTACAATCGCATCTAAACCAGGATTCGAAAGATATAAGAAAGCggggaagaaaaaggaagtcCGAAGAATttgagttattaaagaaactcGGACGACAAAAGatggaagaaaaaaatttggCAAAACGGAAGGGACtgcagaaagaaaagaaatctgcTAGCTCTCCGTTACCAATAAAACGCGGACCTCGAAAG ATGAAACGCAAAGAAGGCGACGACGTTCCCAAAAAGAGAGGTGGTAATCGAAAAAAGACTAAACAAGACACTTCGGACGAAGAAGACGATTGCGCCGCGGTCAATTGTTTACGACCTAGCG GAAGGGAAGTTGATTGGGTCCAGTGTGATGGCGGCTGCGAAGGCTGGTTTCACATGCATTGCGTCGGATTGGATCGCGCAGAAATTGCCGAGGAGGACGATTACATATGTAGTAACTGCAAGGAAGCAGAACAAAACTCGACG TCGAGAGCGCCAGATCCGTTAGCCGAATCGTTAGGACTGGATGCACTTCTTTCACTTTCTCAATCCCAGGGATACCAAGGCACAGACAGCGAAGCGGATATTCAGGAGACAACATCCTTCGTCAGGACGTACTAG